The proteins below are encoded in one region of Pseudomonas sp. SCB32:
- a CDS encoding alpha/beta fold hydrolase, with protein MTAHVQEIRLNLPHIELAAHLFGPEDGRPVIALHGWLDNAMSFARLAPKLPGLRILALDFAGHGLSAHRAPGASYLLWDYALDVLMVADQMGWERFTLLGHSMGAIVSVLLAGAMPERIERLALIDGLVPYTGEAETSPQKLGEALRAQMALPNKRKPVYEAIDRAVEARMKGVGAVSREAAELLASRGLMPVPGGYTWRSDSRLTLPSPLRLTRAHARQFVQSIQCPTSLVLAQQGLLAVEPATRELLKDRPIEVHELPGQHHLHLDDEAGAEAVAAVFRSFLLG; from the coding sequence ATGACCGCCCACGTCCAGGAAATCCGCCTGAACCTGCCGCACATCGAACTGGCCGCCCACCTCTTCGGCCCGGAAGACGGCCGCCCGGTGATCGCCCTGCACGGCTGGCTGGACAACGCCATGAGCTTCGCCCGGCTGGCGCCGAAGCTGCCCGGCCTGCGTATCCTCGCCCTCGACTTCGCCGGCCACGGCCTCTCGGCGCACCGCGCGCCGGGCGCCAGCTACCTGCTGTGGGACTACGCCCTGGACGTGCTGATGGTGGCCGACCAGATGGGCTGGGAGCGTTTCACCCTGCTCGGGCACTCCATGGGCGCCATCGTTTCCGTGCTGCTGGCTGGCGCCATGCCCGAGCGAATCGAGCGCTTGGCGCTGATCGACGGCCTGGTGCCCTACACCGGTGAGGCGGAAACCTCGCCGCAGAAACTCGGTGAGGCGCTACGCGCGCAGATGGCGCTGCCGAACAAGCGCAAGCCGGTGTACGAGGCCATCGACCGCGCCGTGGAAGCGCGCATGAAGGGCGTCGGCGCGGTCAGCCGCGAGGCGGCGGAACTGCTGGCTTCCCGTGGCCTGATGCCGGTGCCCGGTGGTTACACCTGGCGCAGCGACTCGCGCCTGACCCTGCCATCGCCGCTGCGCCTGACCCGTGCCCACGCGCGGCAGTTCGTGCAGTCGATCCAGTGCCCGACCAGCCTGGTGCTGGCGCAGCAGGGGCTGTTGGCGGTGGAGCCTGCCACCCGCGAACTGCTCAAGGATCGCCCCATCGAGGTTCACGAACTGCCCGGCCAGCATCACCTGCATCTGGACGACGAGGCGGGCGCCGAGGCGGTGGCTGCCGTGTTCCGGTCGTTCCTGTTGGGCTGA
- a CDS encoding hotdog fold thioesterase — protein sequence MIWRTTPNLEKLNAGLKNTIGELLDIRFEAFDDDSITASMVVDSRTHQPYGLLHGGASVVLAETVGSTASYLCLDSSQYYCVGLEVNANHLRGLRSGRVTAVAKAVHIGRSTHVWEIRLHGDDGKPSCISRLTMAIVPLER from the coding sequence ATGATCTGGCGCACTACGCCCAATCTGGAAAAGCTCAATGCGGGACTGAAGAATACCATCGGCGAACTCCTCGATATCCGTTTCGAGGCCTTCGATGACGACTCGATCACCGCCAGCATGGTGGTGGATTCGCGGACCCACCAGCCCTATGGCCTGCTGCACGGCGGCGCTTCGGTGGTGCTGGCGGAGACCGTCGGTTCCACCGCCAGCTACCTGTGCCTGGACAGCAGCCAGTACTACTGCGTCGGCCTGGAAGTGAACGCCAACCACCTGCGCGGCCTGCGCAGCGGCCGGGTGACGGCGGTGGCGAAAGCGGTGCACATTGGCCGCTCGACCCACGTCTGGGAAATCCGCCTGCACGGGGATGACGGCAAGCCGAGCTGTATTTCGCGGCTGACCATGGCCATCGTTCCGCTGGAGCGCTGA
- a CDS encoding LysE family translocator — protein MQEVHVLLMLTAVFAVALVSPGPDVALVVRTALHQGRRAGVLSALGLACGILVHGTLVLTGVSLLLSRSPLLFSALQLVGAAYLGWLGVGALRALGKPGGAGRIDGDLADSKLGPWLRGLATNLFNPKALVFFLALLSSLIPVDMSAPGKVAVAVMLFGTGFAWFSLLSVTLTRPLWQQRLLRAVPVIDGACGLVFLLVAGGILFSVVSHATHWV, from the coding sequence ATGCAGGAGGTTCACGTCTTGCTCATGCTCACCGCCGTGTTCGCCGTCGCCCTGGTCAGCCCCGGCCCGGACGTCGCCCTGGTGGTGCGCACCGCCTTGCACCAGGGGCGTCGCGCTGGCGTGCTCAGTGCCCTGGGCCTGGCCTGCGGCATCCTGGTTCACGGCACCCTGGTGCTGACCGGAGTATCGCTGCTGCTCAGCCGTTCGCCGCTGCTGTTCAGCGCGCTGCAATTGGTGGGCGCGGCCTACCTCGGCTGGCTCGGCGTCGGTGCACTGCGCGCCTTGGGCAAACCGGGTGGGGCAGGGCGGATCGACGGCGATCTCGCGGATTCGAAGCTCGGTCCCTGGCTGCGCGGGCTGGCGACCAACCTGTTCAACCCCAAGGCGTTGGTGTTCTTCCTCGCGCTGCTCAGCAGCCTGATCCCGGTGGACATGTCGGCGCCGGGCAAGGTCGCGGTGGCGGTGATGCTGTTCGGTACCGGTTTTGCCTGGTTCAGCCTGCTCAGCGTTACCCTGACCCGGCCCTTGTGGCAGCAGCGCTTGCTGCGCGCGGTGCCGGTGATCGATGGCGCCTGCGGGCTGGTTTTCCTGCTGGTGGCGGGTGGCATCCTGTTCAGCGTGGTAAGTCACGCGACGCATTGGGTTTGA
- a CDS encoding calcium-binding protein, which translates to MPDTTVGDVKGWMDDAKSTSEYLRNQIDNINNSSDPGVAEKSARETMGYAADMLGGIPGAKVTAEATKRVLAVVEFSEPSFPTEDAIKQQNSVLRALIDLSNFLNDLVGGEGKPNHYPDGPFLDDTDPRQKEIDDWKKTIEDTRKRLDDLFSVPYIDTGTSCKIDPAANGSYGSALSFVQRIDPLALDLDGDGLETVSANSGIIFDFDGDGLKTGTGWVGKDDGLLVWDRNGDGGIDTGAELFGVDFVKSNGQKATNGFDALRDLDSNGDGVFDANDAQFANVRVWQDLNQDGVSQADELKSLADHHITSINLTATNSNQNNNGNIISAIGSFVRDDGSTGQVNGNQSVAGNLDLTSNPFYREFTDHLPVDETAKALPDMRGSGAVRDLREATMQNAALKGVLAEYASAQTREQQMGLLDRLLTEWANSSGYRTFEQRVSDLSTSMMTVDFEWSWEQDLKLAAGGTGGGSSSLGGIDPDSINAGSGPTAEQLQQKALLERVRLLEVFNAQNFFNFTKEEDSSGGLSRLGIKSGASVTQLSNITANGSSGSQGSGGGSIVSNWTLTEKNLVLNAGQAGFINSAYESLRESIYNGLLLQTRLRPYVEAIGITLNDNGLRLDYSEVAALFQASFAQNRINGITDLLEFLGQPVAQHGLNELSPITESSVQSLSADEIARINTLGIGLQVGTASNQSLSGNDKQDYLFGFDGADTLYGGTGGDYLSGGAGTDSLYGEAGNDTLIGGVGNDYLNGGAGSDVYRFERGWGQDTVYNYDTGTSKVDAIEFAAGIGVDDIEFGRSGNDLILKLKGSTDRITVSSYLLQDGASAYKVDEVRFADGTVLNVDQVKRRILLGTEGSDTLYGYASDDLLNGGVGNDTLYGGGGNDTLIGGVGNDYLMGEAGSDVYRFERGWGQDTVYNYDTGTSKVDAIEFAAGIGVDDIEFGRSGNDLILKLKGSTDRITVSSYLLQDGASAYKVDEVRFADGTVLNVDQVKRRILLGTEGSDTLYGYASDDLLNGGVGNDTLYGGGGSDTLIGGAGNDYLMGEAGSDVYRFERGWGQDTVYNYDTGTSKVDAIEFAVGIGVDDIEFGRSGNDLILKLKGSTDRITVSSYLLQDGASAYKVDEVRFADGTVLNVDQVKRRILLGTEGSDTLYGYASDDLLNGGVGNDTLYGGGGNDTLIGGAGNDYLMGEAGSDVYRFERGWGQDTVYNYDTGTSKVDAIEFAVGIGVDDIEFGRSGNDLILKLKGSTDLITVSSYLLQDGASAYKVDEVRFADGTVLNVDQVKRRILLGTEGSDTLYGYASDDLLNGGVGNDTLYGGGGNDTLIGGAGNDYLMGEAGSDVYRFERGWGQDTVYNYDTGTSKVDAIEFAVGIGVDDIEFGRSGNDLILKLKGSTDRITVSSYLLQDGASAYKVDEVRFADGTVLNVDQVKRRILLGTEGSDTLYGYASDDLLNGGVGNDTLYGGGGNDTLIGGAGNDYLMGEAGNDTYVFGRQFGQDAVNNYHTDANTLDQLVFADGITANQLWFRQNGSNLDISVIGTNDKVSISSWYSGSNYHVGQITSADGKTLLESQVQSLVNAMAAFGVPAGGESNLTADQRQQLEVVIAANWQ; encoded by the coding sequence ATGCCTGATACAACAGTCGGTGATGTGAAAGGGTGGATGGATGACGCTAAGTCTACGTCTGAGTATTTAAGAAATCAGATCGATAATATTAATAACTCAAGTGACCCGGGGGTAGCGGAGAAGTCGGCTCGGGAAACTATGGGGTATGCAGCTGATATGCTAGGGGGAATCCCTGGGGCGAAAGTTACTGCAGAGGCGACAAAGAGAGTTTTGGCGGTGGTGGAGTTTAGTGAGCCATCTTTCCCTACTGAAGACGCAATTAAGCAGCAAAATAGTGTTTTGCGGGCTTTGATTGATCTTAGTAATTTCCTTAACGATCTGGTTGGTGGTGAGGGGAAGCCGAATCATTATCCTGATGGGCCGTTCTTGGATGATACAGATCCTAGGCAGAAAGAAATTGATGATTGGAAAAAAACAATTGAGGATACTCGTAAGAGGTTAGATGATTTATTTTCTGTTCCATATATCGATACTGGAACCAGTTGTAAGATCGATCCAGCGGCCAATGGGTCTTATGGCTCAGCCCTTAGCTTTGTACAGCGTATCGATCCACTTGCCTTGGATCTTGATGGCGACGGTTTGGAAACGGTATCGGCCAACTCAGGTATAATCTTCGATTTCGACGGCGACGGCCTGAAAACGGGCACCGGTTGGGTCGGTAAAGATGATGGCCTCCTGGTCTGGGATCGCAATGGTGACGGTGGGATCGATACCGGCGCAGAGTTGTTCGGTGTGGACTTCGTCAAAAGTAACGGCCAGAAGGCTACTAACGGCTTCGATGCTCTGCGCGATCTGGACTCCAACGGAGATGGTGTATTCGATGCCAACGATGCCCAGTTTGCCAATGTGCGTGTGTGGCAGGATCTGAATCAGGACGGGGTCAGTCAAGCAGATGAGCTGAAGTCCCTAGCCGATCATCACATCACCTCGATCAATCTCACCGCGACCAATAGTAACCAGAACAACAACGGCAATATCATCAGTGCCATCGGCAGTTTTGTCCGTGACGATGGCTCGACCGGACAGGTCAACGGCAACCAAAGTGTCGCCGGTAACCTGGACCTGACTTCCAATCCGTTCTACCGCGAATTTACCGACCATCTGCCCGTGGATGAGACCGCAAAGGCGTTGCCGGACATGCGAGGTTCTGGTGCGGTGCGGGATCTGCGCGAAGCAACCATGCAGAACGCCGCCCTCAAAGGCGTACTCGCCGAATATGCGAGTGCTCAGACCCGGGAACAGCAGATGGGGTTGTTGGATCGCCTGCTCACTGAGTGGGCGAACAGTTCGGGCTACCGGACCTTCGAGCAGCGAGTCAGCGACCTGTCCACCAGCATGATGACCGTGGATTTCGAGTGGTCCTGGGAGCAGGACTTGAAGCTGGCGGCGGGCGGCACCGGTGGTGGTAGCTCCTCCTTGGGCGGCATTGACCCTGACTCGATCAATGCGGGTAGCGGGCCGACTGCAGAACAGTTGCAGCAGAAAGCCTTGCTCGAGCGCGTACGGCTGCTGGAGGTATTCAACGCGCAGAACTTCTTCAATTTCACTAAGGAAGAAGACAGCAGCGGTGGTCTCAGCCGGCTAGGCATCAAGTCGGGTGCATCAGTGACTCAACTGAGCAATATCACGGCCAATGGTAGTAGCGGTTCCCAAGGCAGCGGTGGTGGTTCCATCGTCAGCAACTGGACTCTGACCGAGAAGAATCTCGTTCTGAATGCTGGGCAGGCTGGCTTCATCAATTCGGCCTATGAGTCGCTGAGAGAGTCGATCTACAACGGCCTGTTGCTGCAGACGCGCTTGCGGCCTTATGTCGAGGCTATTGGCATCACGCTGAATGACAATGGTCTGCGTCTGGACTACAGCGAGGTGGCTGCGCTGTTCCAGGCATCGTTCGCTCAGAATCGAATCAACGGCATAACGGATCTATTGGAGTTTCTGGGACAGCCGGTGGCCCAACACGGCCTCAACGAGTTGTCTCCCATTACCGAGTCGAGTGTCCAGAGTTTGAGTGCGGATGAGATCGCGAGGATCAATACACTCGGCATTGGTCTTCAGGTGGGCACCGCAAGCAACCAGAGTCTGTCAGGTAATGATAAGCAGGATTATCTATTTGGATTCGATGGCGCCGACACTCTGTACGGAGGCACCGGAGGGGACTACTTATCTGGCGGGGCGGGTACTGACTCTCTCTATGGTGAAGCAGGAAACGACACGCTGATCGGCGGGGTTGGTAACGACTACCTCAATGGGGGGGCCGGCAGCGATGTCTACCGCTTCGAGCGTGGCTGGGGACAGGACACGGTCTACAACTACGACACTGGTACGAGCAAGGTCGACGCCATCGAGTTTGCCGCCGGTATCGGGGTGGATGACATCGAGTTTGGACGGTCGGGCAATGATCTGATCCTCAAGCTCAAGGGCAGCACCGACCGGATCACGGTGTCGAGCTATTTACTCCAGGATGGCGCCAGTGCCTACAAGGTGGACGAGGTCCGATTCGCCGATGGCACGGTGCTGAATGTTGATCAGGTGAAGCGGCGTATCCTGCTGGGGACTGAGGGAAGTGACACGCTATACGGGTATGCCAGTGATGACTTGCTCAATGGTGGTGTGGGTAACGACACCCTCTATGGCGGAGGTGGAAACGACACGCTGATCGGCGGGGTTGGTAACGACTACCTGATGGGCGAAGCCGGCAGCGATGTCTACCGCTTCGAGCGTGGCTGGGGACAGGACACGGTCTACAACTACGACACTGGCACGAGCAAGGTCGACGCCATCGAGTTTGCCGCCGGTATCGGGGTGGATGACATCGAGTTTGGACGGTCGGGCAATGATCTGATCCTCAAGCTCAAGGGCAGCACCGACCGGATCACGGTGTCGAGCTATTTACTCCAGGATGGCGCCAGTGCCTACAAGGTGGACGAGGTCCGATTCGCCGATGGCACGGTGCTGAATGTTGATCAGGTGAAGCGGCGTATCCTGCTGGGGACTGAGGGAAGTGACACGCTATACGGGTATGCCAGTGATGACTTGCTCAATGGTGGTGTGGGTAACGACACCCTCTATGGCGGAGGTGGAAGCGACACGCTGATCGGCGGGGCTGGTAACGACTACCTGATGGGCGAAGCCGGCAGCGATGTCTACCGCTTCGAGCGTGGCTGGGGACAGGACACGGTCTACAACTACGACACTGGCACGAGCAAGGTCGACGCCATTGAGTTTGCCGTCGGTATCGGGGTGGATGACATCGAGTTTGGACGGTCGGGCAATGATCTGATCCTCAAGCTCAAGGGCAGCACCGACCGGATCACGGTGTCGAGCTATTTACTCCAGGATGGCGCCAGTGCCTACAAGGTGGACGAGGTCCGATTCGCCGATGGCACGGTGCTGAATGTTGATCAGGTGAAGCGGCGTATCCTGCTGGGGACTGAGGGAAGTGACACGCTATACGGGTATGCCAGTGATGACTTGCTCAATGGTGGTGTGGGTAACGACACCCTCTATGGCGGAGGTGGAAACGACACGCTGATCGGCGGGGCTGGTAACGACTACCTGATGGGCGAAGCCGGCAGCGATGTCTACCGCTTCGAGCGTGGCTGGGGACAGGACACGGTCTACAACTACGACACTGGCACGAGCAAGGTCGACGCCATTGAGTTTGCCGTCGGTATCGGGGTGGATGACATCGAGTTTGGACGGTCGGGCAATGATCTGATCCTCAAGCTCAAGGGCAGCACCGACCTGATCACGGTGTCGAGCTATTTACTCCAGGATGGCGCCAGTGCCTACAAGGTGGATGAGGTCCGATTCGCCGATGGCACGGTGCTGAATGTTGATCAGGTGAAGCGGCGTATCCTGCTGGGGACTGAGGGAAGTGACACGCTATACGGGTATGCCAGTGATGACTTGCTCAATGGTGGTGTGGGTAACGACACCCTCTATGGCGGAGGTGGAAACGACACGCTGATCGGCGGGGCTGGTAACGACTACCTGATGGGCGAAGCCGGCAGCGATGTCTACCGCTTCGAGCGTGGCTGGGGACAGGACACGGTCTACAACTACGACACTGGCACGAGCAAGGTCGACGCCATTGAGTTTGCCGTCGGTATCGGGGTGGATGACATCGAGTTTGGACGGTCGGGCAATGATCTGATCCTCAAGCTCAAGGGCAGCACCGACCGGATCACGGTGTCGAGCTATTTACTCCAGGATGGCGCCAGTGCCTACAAGGTGGATGAGGTCCGATTCGCCGATGGCACGGTGCTGAATGTTGATCAGGTGAAGCGGCGTATCCTGCTGGGGACTGAGGGAAGTGACACGCTATACGGGTATGCCAGTGATGACTTGCTCAATGGTGGTGTGGGTAACGACACCCTCTATGGCGGAGGTGGAAACGACACGCTGATCGGCGGGGCTGGTAACGACTACCTGATGGGCGAAGCCGGTAATGACACCTACGTGTTCGGACGCCAGTTCGGGCAGGACGCCGTCAACAACTACCACACCGACGCCAACACCCTTGATCAGCTGGTCTTTGCGGATGGAATCACCGCCAACCAGCTCTGGTTCCGCCAGAACGGTAGCAACCTGGATATCAGTGTGATTGGAACCAATGACAAGGTATCGATCAGCAGCTGGTACTCGGGTAGCAACTACCACGTGGGACAGATCACCTCAGCCGACGGCAAGACCTTGCTGGAAAGTCAGGTGCAAAGCTTGGTCAATGCAATGGCAGCCTTCGGAGTGCCCGCTGGTGGGGAGTCGAACCTGACGGCGGATCAGCGGCAGCAACTGGAGGTGGTGATTGCTGCGAACTGGCAGTAA
- a CDS encoding alpha/beta fold hydrolase, with translation MPQSVFFAHANGFPSGTYGKLFDALEPDYRVLRLDMHGHDPRFPVNANWENLVEELLHHLQALDEPVWGVGHSLGGVLHYHAALRRPDLYRGVVMLDSPMLTFADQVVIRVAKRFGFIDRLTPAGRTLGRREDFSDFAEALEYFAGKPLFKRFDRDCLEAYVRHGLAQSAAQGLRLKFDPATEISIYRNVPHTSPGRPKQLAVPLTMVRGRHSRVVLPHHARLVSRVPQGENLSLPGGHMFPLERPQDTAALLKTVFARWQQRASQ, from the coding sequence ATGCCCCAATCGGTCTTCTTCGCCCACGCCAACGGTTTCCCATCGGGTACCTACGGCAAGTTGTTCGACGCCCTGGAGCCGGATTACCGGGTCCTGCGGCTGGACATGCATGGCCACGACCCGCGCTTCCCGGTGAATGCCAACTGGGAAAACCTGGTGGAAGAGTTGCTCCATCACCTCCAGGCCCTGGATGAGCCAGTCTGGGGTGTCGGCCATTCCCTGGGAGGCGTGCTGCACTACCATGCCGCGCTGCGCCGCCCGGACCTCTACCGGGGCGTGGTGATGCTCGATTCGCCCATGCTCACCTTCGCCGACCAGGTGGTGATCCGTGTCGCCAAGCGTTTCGGCTTCATCGACCGCCTGACGCCTGCCGGCCGCACGCTCGGCCGCCGCGAGGACTTCAGTGATTTCGCCGAGGCGCTGGAATATTTCGCCGGCAAGCCGTTGTTCAAGCGTTTCGACCGCGACTGCCTGGAGGCCTACGTGCGCCACGGGCTGGCGCAATCGGCGGCGCAGGGGCTGCGGCTGAAGTTCGACCCGGCCACGGAAATCAGCATCTACCGCAACGTCCCGCACACCAGTCCCGGCCGGCCGAAGCAGCTCGCGGTACCGCTGACCATGGTGCGCGGCCGCCACAGCCGGGTGGTTCTGCCGCATCATGCACGGCTGGTGAGCCGCGTTCCGCAGGGCGAGAACCTGTCGCTGCCGGGCGGGCACATGTTCCCGCTGGAGCGCCCGCAGGACACCGCCGCGCTGCTCAAGACCGTATTCGCCCGCTGGCAACAGCGCGCCAGCCAATAA
- a CDS encoding AMP-binding protein encodes MVKAVRLPLDLFYQRETSHPNKPYLVQPLGGGEVETLTWGEVGDQARRAAAWLRSLELPAGSRVAIISKNCAHWVVADIAIWMAGHVSVPLYPNLTADSVRQVLTHSEAAVAFVGKLDDWPSMVDGIPPGMPTVALPLHPAGRFDHQWADLQTQSPIRDDPRPDASALATLIYTSGTTGTPKGVMHTFGNFAFAASHAISLFGVGEQDRLLSYLPLCHVAERMFVEMASIYAGQTIFFAESLDTFVADMRRARPTVFFGVPRIWTKFQMGVFAQMPAKKLDRLLRLPIVGRLVGRKVLASLGLDAVRYALCGAAPVPEALLNWYKRLGLSVLEVYGMTENCGYSHVCRPGEQRAGWIGRNSPGVEVRISDEGEVQVRSGATMLGYYKDPERTDEAITRDGFLRTGDKGQQDADGNLRLTGRIKEIFKTAKGKYVAPAPIENRLAVHSRIEQICVVGDGLIAPLGLCVLSEIGRQEAANGARGELEQSLKVLLEEVNSALDKHERLAGLVLVRDVWTVDNGFLTPTLKIKRNVVEGAYGQRFNEWAERREAVQWHD; translated from the coding sequence GTGGTTAAAGCAGTCCGATTACCGCTCGATCTGTTCTATCAGCGCGAGACGAGTCACCCGAACAAGCCTTACCTCGTACAGCCGCTGGGCGGCGGCGAGGTGGAAACGCTCACCTGGGGCGAAGTGGGCGATCAGGCGCGCCGCGCCGCCGCCTGGCTGCGCAGCCTGGAACTGCCGGCGGGCAGCCGGGTGGCGATCATTTCCAAGAACTGTGCGCATTGGGTTGTCGCCGATATCGCCATCTGGATGGCCGGCCACGTGTCCGTGCCGCTGTATCCCAACCTTACCGCTGACTCCGTGCGCCAGGTGTTGACCCACTCCGAGGCGGCGGTGGCCTTTGTCGGCAAGTTGGACGACTGGCCGTCGATGGTCGACGGCATTCCGCCGGGCATGCCGACTGTGGCGCTGCCGCTGCACCCGGCCGGACGCTTCGATCACCAGTGGGCTGACCTGCAGACGCAGTCGCCGATTCGCGATGATCCGCGCCCGGACGCCTCGGCCTTGGCGACGCTCATCTACACCTCCGGCACCACCGGCACGCCCAAGGGGGTGATGCATACCTTCGGCAACTTCGCCTTCGCCGCCAGCCACGCGATCAGCCTGTTCGGCGTGGGGGAGCAGGATCGCCTGCTGTCCTACTTGCCACTGTGCCACGTGGCCGAACGCATGTTCGTGGAGATGGCGTCGATCTATGCCGGCCAGACGATCTTCTTCGCCGAGAGCCTGGACACCTTCGTCGCCGACATGCGCCGCGCGCGGCCCACGGTGTTCTTCGGCGTGCCGCGCATCTGGACCAAGTTCCAGATGGGCGTGTTTGCGCAGATGCCGGCGAAGAAACTCGATCGCCTGCTGCGCCTGCCCATCGTCGGGCGGCTGGTCGGCCGCAAGGTGCTCGCCAGCCTCGGCCTGGATGCCGTGCGCTACGCGTTGTGCGGCGCGGCGCCAGTGCCGGAAGCATTGCTCAACTGGTACAAGCGCCTTGGCCTGAGCGTGCTGGAGGTCTACGGGATGACCGAGAACTGCGGCTATTCGCACGTCTGCCGGCCGGGCGAGCAGCGAGCCGGCTGGATCGGCCGCAACAGCCCGGGCGTGGAAGTGCGCATCAGTGATGAGGGCGAGGTGCAGGTGCGCAGTGGCGCCACCATGCTCGGTTATTACAAGGACCCGGAACGTACCGACGAGGCCATCACCCGGGACGGCTTCCTGCGCACCGGAGACAAGGGCCAGCAGGACGCCGACGGCAACCTGCGCCTGACCGGACGGATCAAGGAGATCTTCAAGACCGCCAAGGGCAAGTACGTGGCGCCGGCGCCGATCGAGAATCGCCTGGCGGTGCACTCGCGCATCGAGCAGATCTGCGTGGTCGGCGATGGCCTGATCGCCCCGCTGGGGCTCTGCGTGCTGTCCGAGATCGGCCGGCAGGAAGCGGCCAACGGTGCCCGTGGCGAGCTGGAGCAGAGCCTGAAGGTGCTGCTGGAAGAGGTGAACAGTGCCCTGGACAAGCACGAGCGGCTGGCCGGTCTGGTGCTGGTTCGCGATGTCTGGACAGTGGACAACGGCTTCCTCACGCCGACCCTGAAGATCAAGCGCAACGTGGTGGAAGGCGCCTATGGGCAGCGCTTCAATGAATGGGCGGAGCGCCGCGAGGCGGTGCAGTGGCATGACTGA
- a CDS encoding DUF4892 domain-containing protein: MPRRLHSLLLGGLLAISASSFAADLPDSHDLEILPRFPRSEIVDFNQAASQERTYPQGSISRISGRLRMEGEVRAVGSLTAVTYRLPDEDSSQSAFAAARKDLLKADATPLFWCESRDCGSSNLLANAVFGNSKLYGPDDQQAYLLVRLAAPHQDSLLAVYTITRGNRRAYLHAEQLDSAAALGELLPSPSTLMRLLKANGELTLSHVPEQPGGAWLDLLVRTLRLDTGVRVELAGKHAGDWRTALTAQGVLDSRLEQGKDTSDGLHLTWLR, from the coding sequence ATGCCCCGGCGGCTTCACTCCCTGCTCCTGGGCGGCCTGCTCGCCATCAGCGCCAGCAGCTTCGCCGCCGATCTGCCTGACAGCCACGACCTGGAGATCCTGCCGCGTTTTCCGCGTTCGGAGATCGTCGATTTCAACCAGGCCGCCAGCCAGGAACGAACCTACCCGCAAGGCTCGATCAGCCGCATCAGTGGACGCCTGCGCATGGAAGGGGAGGTGCGCGCCGTTGGCAGCCTGACCGCCGTGACCTACCGCCTGCCCGACGAGGATTCCAGCCAGAGCGCCTTCGCCGCCGCCCGCAAGGACCTGCTCAAGGCCGACGCCACGCCGCTGTTCTGGTGCGAAAGCCGCGATTGCGGCTCCAGCAACCTGCTGGCCAACGCGGTCTTCGGCAATTCCAAGCTCTACGGCCCCGACGACCAGCAGGCCTACCTGCTGGTGCGCCTCGCCGCGCCTCATCAGGACAGCCTGCTGGCGGTCTACACCATCACCCGTGGCAACCGCCGCGCCTACCTGCACGCCGAACAGCTGGACAGCGCCGCCGCCCTTGGCGAACTGCTGCCCAGCCCGTCCACCCTGATGCGCCTGCTCAAGGCCAATGGCGAGCTGACCTTGAGCCACGTGCCTGAGCAACCCGGCGGCGCCTGGCTCGACCTGCTGGTGCGCACGCTGCGCCTGGACACCGGCGTTCGCGTCGAACTGGCCGGCAAGCACGCCGGAGACTGGCGCACCGCGCTGACCGCCCAGGGCGTGCTCGATTCGCGCCTGGAACAGGGCAAGGATACCAGCGATGGCCTGCACCTGACCTGGCTGCGCTGA
- a CDS encoding AraC family transcriptional regulator, whose product MERIEHHSSGLPGVRFIDAEYRRFAFPRHFHLDYHVGLVVDGCQRYTHRGERSLAGNGDILLMSPESIHDGASEGDDGYRIRVLSIEPQWLDDACRAFSDGRQGAPRLTAAQLRDPLLQVELQRAHALMLGGERLAQEDQLWQALAALLERASGLRIREPGQGFDPATWARIREWLESRLETPPTLEEIAGFCDLSPWQVLRRFRHQCGLPPHQWLTQLRLERALPRVIKGQPLSEIALSLGFYDQAHFSRLFRRTYGLPPARLRQR is encoded by the coding sequence ATGGAACGCATCGAACATCACAGCAGCGGCCTGCCCGGCGTCCGTTTCATCGACGCCGAGTACCGCCGTTTCGCCTTTCCCCGGCACTTTCACCTCGACTACCACGTCGGGCTGGTGGTCGACGGCTGCCAGCGCTACACCCATCGCGGTGAGCGCTCGCTGGCCGGGAATGGCGACATCCTGCTGATGAGCCCCGAGAGCATCCACGACGGCGCCAGCGAGGGCGACGACGGCTACCGCATCCGCGTGCTGTCCATCGAGCCGCAATGGCTGGACGACGCCTGCCGCGCCTTCAGCGATGGACGCCAGGGCGCGCCGCGCCTGACCGCCGCGCAGTTGCGCGATCCGCTGCTGCAGGTCGAGTTGCAACGCGCCCACGCCCTGATGCTGGGCGGCGAGCGGCTGGCCCAGGAAGACCAGCTCTGGCAGGCGCTGGCCGCGCTGCTGGAGCGTGCCTCGGGCCTGCGTATTCGCGAGCCAGGACAGGGTTTCGACCCCGCGACCTGGGCCCGTATCCGCGAATGGCTGGAATCGCGGCTGGAGACGCCGCCGACCCTGGAGGAGATCGCCGGGTTCTGCGACCTCAGCCCCTGGCAGGTGTTGCGCCGCTTCCGTCACCAGTGCGGATTGCCGCCGCACCAGTGGCTGACCCAGCTGCGCCTGGAGCGCGCGCTGCCACGGGTGATCAAGGGCCAGCCGCTGTCGGAGATCGCCCTGAGCCTGGGCTTCTACGATCAGGCGCATTTCAGCCGCCTGTTCCGCCGTACCTACGGATTGCCGCCCGCGCGATTACGCCAGCGCTGA